From Nymphaea colorata isolate Beijing-Zhang1983 chromosome 6, ASM883128v2, whole genome shotgun sequence, a single genomic window includes:
- the LOC116256250 gene encoding multiprotein-bridging factor 1c yields the protein MPSRYAGNISQDWEPVVLHKTKPKSGDLRDPKAVNAALRAGAQVQAVKKFDGGSNKKGSASAQPVVNARKLDEAEEPAAFERVPADLRLAIQKARVEKKMSQAELAKQINERAQVVNEYESGKAIPNQAVLAKMERVLGVKLRGKHK from the coding sequence ATGCCGAGCAGGTACGCCGGTAACATCTCCCAGGACTGGGAGCCGGTGGTGCTGCACAAGACGAAGCCAAAATCCGGCGACCTGCGCGACCCGAAGGCGGTGAACGCGGCCCTGCGGGCCGGCGCACAGGTCCAGGCGGTGAAGAAGTTCGATGGCGGCTCGAACAAGAAGGGTTCGGCCTCCGCGCAGCCGGTCGTGAACGCCCGGAAGCTCGACGAGGCGGAAGAGCCCGCGGCGTTCGAGAGGGTGCCGGCGGACTTACGGCTGGCGATCCAAAAGGCGAGggtggagaagaagatgagccAGGCGGAGCTGGCCAAGCAGATCAACGAGCGGGCACAGGTGGTGAATGAGTACGAGAGCGGCAAGGCCATCCCCAACCAGGCCGTGCTCGCCAAGATGGAGAGAGTCCTCGGCGTCAAGCTCCGCGGCAAGCACAAGTGA
- the LOC116256787 gene encoding heavy metal-associated isoprenylated plant protein 42-like: MKCEIEANIGCCKSCQQKVRRNLERIRGVESVEMYPEINVVVVTGKVEPTTLLRAVQEVKDTARILSKPANNSGVVNDEDGSMRDKHSRKTKKKVAPVAAPVDEEPIYKEAAINYYPEIPSAEEKDGIASEAMTYVLNLTAYGFGGAISYRKDVIYK, encoded by the exons ATG AAGTGCGAGATTGAAGCTAACATCGGCTGTTGCAAGTCCTGCCAGCAAAAAGTGAGAAGAAACTTAGAACGTATCAGAG GAGTTGAATCCGTTGAGATGTACCCAGAAATAAACGTGGTGGTGGTGACGGGGAAGGTCGAGCCCACCACCCTGCTCCGTGCAGTTCAGGAAGTGAAAGACACAGCCCGAATATTGTCGAAGCCTGCGAACAACTCTGGGGTCGTCAATGACGAAGATGGTAGCATGCGCGATAAGCACAGtaggaagacgaagaagaaggtAGCACCAGTGGCGGCCCCCGTCGACGAAGAACCGATATATAAGGAAGCCGCAATAAATTACTATCCCGAAATTCCATCTGCGGAAGAGAAGGACGGAATCGCGTCGGAGGCGATGACCTACGTTCTGAATCTCACCGCGTATGGGTTCGGTGGAGCGATCAGCTACCGCAAGGATGTGATTTACAAATGA
- the LOC116256048 gene encoding heat shock 70 kDa protein 14-like produces MSVVGFDLGNESCIVAVARQRGIDVVLNDESKRETPAVISFGEKQRFIGTAGAASSTMNPKNSVSQIKRLIGRKFSDPELQRDMKAFPFNMTEGPDGFPLVHVRYLGENKTFTPIQLLAMVLSNLKGIAQNNLNAAVVDCCIGIPVYFTDLQRRAVLDAATVAGLHPLRLIHETTATALAYGIYKTDLPESDQVNVAFVDIGHASMQVCIAGFKKGQLKILAHSFDRSLGGRDFDEVLFQHFASKFKDEYKIDVFSNVRACMRLRIACEKLKKMLSANAEAPLGIECLMDEKDVRGFMKRDEFEQISIPILERVKGPLERAVHDAGLTVENIHSVEVVGSGSRVPAIIRILTEFFGKEPRRTMNASECVARGCALQCAMLSPTFKVREFQVNESFPFSIALSWKGAAPDSENGAIEQQQSTVVFPKGNPIPSVKALTFYRHSTFDVDVVYADVSEVQSPAKISTYTIGPFQSAKGERAKLKLKVRLNLHGIASVESATMLEEEEVEVPVSPVKEPPKEMKEPSKMEMDETPSDAAPAAGGDSDVSMQDAKACSDASAADVDNGAPETEKPVQMETDAKVETVKKKVKKTNVPVSEVVYGALAAVDVQKAVEKEFEMALQDRVMEETKEKKNAVEAYVYDMRNKLHDKYQEFVTDSEREEFSVKLQEVEDWLYEDGEDETKGVYIAKLEELKKQGDPIEERHKESMERGPIIDQLVYCVNSYREAALSKDPKFDHIDINDKQKVITECSEAETWLKGKKEQQDALPKYAPPVLLSADVKRKAETLDRFCRPIMTKPKPAPPKPHTPETPPPPPQPEQPQQQPTASSETQRPEGEGQAPPEPMETDKADNPQ; encoded by the exons ATGAGTGTTGTTGGTTTTGACCTTGGAAATGAGAGTTGTATTGTTGCTGTGGCACGGCAGCGTGGGATTGATGTTGTACTCAATGATGAATCTAAAAGAGAGACGCCTGCTGTCATCTCATTTGGTGAGAAGCAGAGGTTCATTGGTACAGCAGGAGCTGCTTCTTCAACGATGAACCCCAAAAACTCTGTTAGCCAGATCAAGCGTCTTATAGGTCGGAAGTTTTCTGACCCTGAACTCCAGCGTGACATGAAGGCTTTCCCTTTCAATATGACAGAAGGTCCTGATGGTTTCCCACTTGTACATGTACGCTACCTTGGAGAAAATAAGACTTTTACACCTATCCAACTTCTTGCAATGGTCCTTTCAAACCTTAAGGGAATTGCACAGAATAATCTCAATGCAGCTGTTGTTGATTGTTGCATCGGGATTCCAGTCTATTTTACTGACTTGCAGCGTAGAGCAGTTCTTGATGCTGCTACAGTTGCTGGCCTGCACCCTCTGCGGCTTATCCATGAAACAACTGCGACAGCCTTAGCATATGGAATTTACAAGACAGATTTGCCTGAATCTGACCAAGTGAATGTTGCATTTGTTGATATTGGGCATGCAAGCATGCAGGTCTGTATTGCTGGATTTAAAAAGGGCCAGCTAAAAATTCTTGCCCATTCTTTTGATCGGTCACTAGGTGGACGTGATTTTGATGAAGTTTTGTTTCAACATTTTGCATCAAAATTTAAAGATGAGTATAAGATTGATGTCTTCTCAAATGTACGAGCTTGTATGCGGCTCCGGATAGCATGCGAGAAgctgaaaaaaatgttaagtgCCAATGCAGAGGCACCATTGGGCATAGAATGCTTGATGGATGAGAAGGATGTCAGGGGATTCATGAAGAGGGATGAGTTTGAGCAGATAAGCATTCCAATTCTTGAGAGGGTGAAGGGTCCCTTAGAGAGAGCTGTACATGATGCTGGGCTCACAGTTGAAAACATTCATTCTGTTGAAGTTGTTGGTTCAGGTTCACGAGTACCTGCTATTATCCGAATTCTGACCGAGTTTTTTGGGAAGGAGCCTCGGAGGACAATGAATGCTAGTGAGTGTGTTGCGCGTGGGTGTGCTCTTCAATGTGCCATGCTCAGCCCTACTTTTAAAGTGAGAGAGTTTCAG GTGAATGAGAGCTTCCCATTTTCCATTGCTTTGTCTTGGAAAGGTGCTGCACCTGATTCGGAAAATGGTGCCATCGAGCAACAGCAATCAACAGTTGTCTTCCCGAAGGGAAATCCTATTCCCAGCGTGAAGGCATTGACGTTTTATAGGCATAGCACATTTGATGTAGATGTTGTTTATGCTGATGTTAGTGAGGTTCAGTCACCAGCAAAGATCAGCACTTACACG ATTGGTCCTTTCCAATCTGCCAAAGGAGAACGTGCCAAGTTAAAACTGAAAGTTCGTCTGAATTTGCATGGGATAGCATCTGTTGAGTCAGCAACT AtgttggaagaagaagaagtggaggTGCCTGTGTCACCTGTGAAAGAACCTCCTAAGGAAATGAAAGAACCTTCTAAGATGGAGATGGATGAAACTCCGAGCGATGCTGCCCCTGCTGCTGGTGGTGATAGTGATGTGAGTATGCAGGATGCAAAAGCCTGCAGTGATGCTTCTGCTGCAGATGTTGATAATGGTGCACCAGAGACTGAAAAACCTGTGCAGATGGAAACAGATGCGAAG GTTGAAACAGTTAAAAAGAAAGTTAAGAAGACTAATGTCCCTGTGTCGGAGGTGGTTTACGGTGCATTGGCAGCAGTAGATGTGCAGAAGGCTGTGGAAAAGGAATTTGAAATGGCTCTGCAAGATAGGGTAATGGAGGAGActaaagagaagaagaatgcaGTGGAGGCATATGTGTATGATATGAGAAATAAG CTTCATGATAAGTATCAAGAATTTGTAACTGATTCGGAAAGGGAAGAATTCTCTGTGAAGCTTCAGGAGGTGGAAGATTGGTTGTACGAGGATGGAGAGGATGAAACAAAAGGTGTTTATATTGCTAAACTGGAGGAACTGAAAAAG CAAGGTGACCCCATCGAGGAACGTCATAAGGAGAGTATGGAGCGAGGGCCTATTATTGACCAGCTTGTTTATTGCGTCAATAGCTACCGTGAAGCTGCACTTTCAAAAGATCCCAAGTTCGACCATATAGACATCAATGATAAGCAGAAG GTTATCACCGAATGCAGTGAGGCAGAAACGTggttgaaagggaaaaaagagcAGCAGGATGCTTTACCAAAGTATGCCCCTCCTGTACTTTTGTCTGCTGATGTAAAAAGAAAGGCTGAGACGTTGGACAG ATTCTGTAGGCCGATTATGACGAAGCCTAAGCCAGCACCTCCTAAGCCTCATACTCCTGAGActccgccaccaccaccgcaACCTGAACAGCCGCAGCAGCAGCCTACTGCGTCTTCTGAGACCCAACGGCCAGAGGGAGAAGGGCAGGCGCCACCAGAGCCCATGGAGACAGACAAGGCGGACAACCCTCAGTAA